In Halovivax gelatinilyticus, the following are encoded in one genomic region:
- a CDS encoding NADP-dependent malic enzyme: MGLDEDALEYHRIDPPGKLEISTTKPTNTQRDLSLAYSPGVAAPCMEIHEDETDAYTYTAKGNLVGVISNGSAVLGLGDIGAQASKPVMEGKGVLFKRFADIDVFDVELDTDDVDEFVDAVSMMEPTFGGINLEDIAAPACFVIEERLREEMDVPVFHDDQHGTAIISGAALLNAADVAGKDLADLEIVFSGAGASAIATARFYVSLGCTRENITMCDSSGIITQERAENDELNEYKREFARDVPEGDLADAMEGADVFVGLSIGGIVSQEMVRSMGSNPIIFAMANPDPEITYEDAKAARDDSVIMATGRSDYPNQVNNVLGFPFIFRGALDVRATDINEEMKVAAARALAELAREDVPDAVVKAYGDDPIQFGPDYIIPKPVDPRVLFTVAPAVAEAAIDSGASRVSLDLDEYEAELEARLGKSREMMRVVLNKAKSDPKRVALAEGDDEKMIRAAYQLAEQGVAEPILIGDADTIRATAGDLGLEFDPTIADPAADDYEEYAERLYQLRKRKGLTRSEAHDRIARDTNYFGSVMVEEGDADALLTGLTHHYPSALRPPLQVIGTADDVDYVAGVYLLAFKNRVIFVADATVNMEPDEDVLAEVTKQTAGLARRFNVEPRAALLSYSNFGSVDNEGTRKPRRAAKMLREDPDVDFPVDGEMQADTAVVEDILQETYEFSDLTEPANVLVFPNLEAGNIGYKLLQRLGGADAIGPMLVGMDEPVHVLQRGDEVKDIVNLAGVAVVDAQE; the protein is encoded by the coding sequence ATGGGACTCGACGAGGACGCGCTGGAGTATCACCGCATTGACCCCCCTGGCAAACTCGAGATCTCGACGACGAAGCCCACGAACACGCAGCGAGATCTCTCGCTCGCGTACTCGCCGGGCGTCGCCGCCCCGTGTATGGAGATCCACGAGGACGAAACGGATGCCTACACCTACACGGCGAAGGGAAATCTCGTCGGCGTCATCTCGAACGGGTCGGCCGTCCTCGGGCTCGGTGACATCGGGGCGCAGGCGTCGAAGCCCGTCATGGAGGGAAAGGGCGTCCTGTTCAAGCGATTCGCCGATATCGACGTGTTCGACGTCGAACTGGATACGGACGATGTCGACGAGTTCGTCGACGCCGTTTCCATGATGGAGCCGACGTTCGGCGGCATCAATCTGGAGGACATCGCCGCTCCCGCGTGTTTCGTCATCGAAGAGCGACTCCGTGAGGAGATGGACGTTCCGGTGTTTCACGACGACCAGCACGGCACGGCGATCATCTCCGGCGCCGCGCTGCTCAACGCGGCTGACGTCGCGGGTAAAGACCTCGCCGACCTCGAGATCGTCTTCTCTGGCGCGGGCGCGAGCGCCATCGCGACCGCTCGATTCTACGTCTCGCTGGGATGTACCCGCGAGAACATCACCATGTGCGATTCGTCCGGAATCATCACGCAGGAACGGGCGGAGAACGACGAACTCAACGAGTACAAGCGGGAGTTCGCTCGCGACGTCCCCGAGGGCGATCTCGCCGACGCGATGGAGGGAGCAGACGTCTTTGTCGGACTCTCGATCGGCGGGATCGTGAGCCAGGAGATGGTTCGATCGATGGGGTCGAATCCGATCATCTTCGCGATGGCGAATCCGGACCCCGAGATCACCTACGAGGATGCGAAAGCGGCGCGCGACGACTCGGTTATCATGGCGACCGGTCGGTCTGACTACCCGAACCAGGTCAACAACGTGCTCGGCTTTCCGTTCATCTTCCGTGGGGCGCTCGACGTTCGCGCGACGGACATCAACGAAGAGATGAAGGTGGCCGCCGCTCGCGCGCTCGCTGAACTGGCGCGCGAGGACGTTCCCGACGCCGTGGTGAAGGCCTACGGCGACGATCCGATTCAGTTCGGACCCGATTACATCATTCCGAAGCCGGTCGACCCGCGGGTGTTGTTTACCGTCGCTCCGGCGGTCGCCGAAGCCGCGATCGACTCCGGCGCGTCTCGCGTCTCGCTCGATCTCGACGAGTACGAGGCCGAACTCGAGGCCAGACTGGGCAAGTCGCGCGAGATGATGCGCGTCGTCCTCAACAAGGCAAAGAGCGATCCCAAGCGCGTCGCGCTCGCGGAGGGCGACGACGAGAAGATGATCAGGGCGGCCTACCAGCTGGCCGAGCAGGGTGTCGCCGAGCCGATTCTCATCGGGGACGCAGACACCATTCGGGCCACTGCTGGCGACCTGGGCCTCGAGTTCGACCCGACGATCGCCGATCCCGCGGCCGATGACTACGAGGAGTACGCAGAGCGCCTCTACCAGCTGCGAAAGCGCAAAGGGCTCACCCGTTCGGAGGCCCACGATCGAATCGCTCGCGATACGAACTACTTCGGGAGCGTAATGGTCGAGGAGGGCGACGCCGACGCGCTTCTGACCGGTCTCACACACCACTACCCGTCCGCGTTACGGCCGCCGCTACAGGTGATCGGAACGGCCGATGACGTCGACTACGTCGCCGGGGTCTACCTCCTCGCCTTCAAAAACCGCGTGATCTTCGTCGCGGACGCGACGGTCAACATGGAGCCGGACGAGGACGTACTCGCCGAGGTGACAAAGCAAACGGCGGGACTCGCTCGACGATTCAACGTCGAACCGCGTGCGGCCTTGCTCTCCTATTCGAACTTCGGAAGCGTCGACAACGAGGGGACGCGAAAACCCCGGCGTGCGGCGAAGATGCTCCGGGAGGACCCGGACGTCGACTTTCCCGTCGACGGGGAGATGCAGGCGGATACGGCCGTCGTCGAGGACATCCTTCAGGAAACGTACGAGTTTTCGGATCTCACGGAACCGGCGAACGTGCTCGTCTTCCCGAACCTCGAAGCGGGTAATATCGGCTACAAACTGTTACAACGTCTCGGCGGTGCGGACGCGATCGGTCCGATGCTCGTCGGGATGGACGAACCGGTTCACGTCCTCCAGCGCGGCGATGAGGTGAAAGACATCGTGAACCTCGCGGGGGTTGCGGTTGTGGATGCGCAAGAGTAG
- a CDS encoding phosphopantetheine adenylyltransferase has protein sequence MQVALGGTFDPVHDGHRRLFERAFELGDVTVGLTSDSLAPATRHVDRYVRPFDDRAADLESELETFADRHGRSFEIRTLEEPTGIATEPQFDALVVSPETVTGGKRINEKRRERGHDPLEIVVVPHTRAEDGEIISSTRIVNGEIDEHGNLTPSSDGRTSGRDAT, from the coding sequence ATGCAGGTCGCGCTCGGTGGCACCTTCGATCCCGTCCACGACGGCCACCGACGATTGTTCGAGCGAGCGTTCGAACTCGGTGACGTAACGGTCGGGTTAACGAGCGACTCGCTCGCGCCCGCGACGAGACACGTCGATCGGTACGTCAGACCGTTCGACGACCGCGCCGCGGATCTCGAATCGGAACTCGAGACGTTCGCCGACCGACACGGCCGATCGTTCGAAATCCGCACGCTCGAAGAGCCGACTGGAATCGCCACCGAGCCGCAGTTCGACGCGCTGGTCGTCTCTCCCGAAACCGTAACGGGCGGAAAACGGATCAACGAAAAGCGCCGCGAACGCGGCCACGACCCGCTCGAAATCGTCGTCGTCCCGCACACCCGGGCCGAAGACGGCGAGATCATCTCAAGCACCCGGATCGTCAACGGCGAGATCGACGAGCACGGGAACCTCACGCCGAGTAGCGACGGACGAACGTCCGGTCGTGACGCGACGTAG
- a CDS encoding cyclin family protein: protein MYNARERLTQREWIEELEHAAERLDLSRDARSTATDLFLSDVPSDPRSKRAVLAASLYAGALIAGDGRTQGDVADAIGVSRLSIQSKWKDQLAAAGLEPPKW, encoded by the coding sequence ATGTACAACGCCAGGGAACGCCTCACCCAGCGGGAGTGGATCGAGGAACTAGAGCACGCGGCCGAACGTCTCGACCTCTCGCGTGACGCACGCTCGACCGCGACCGACCTCTTTCTCTCCGACGTGCCATCGGACCCTCGATCGAAACGAGCCGTCCTGGCAGCGAGTCTCTACGCGGGCGCGTTGATCGCCGGCGACGGCCGAACGCAAGGCGACGTCGCCGACGCGATCGGTGTCTCACGACTTTCGATTCAATCGAAGTGGAAGGATCAGCTCGCGGCCGCCGGCCTCGAACCGCCGAAGTGGTGA
- a CDS encoding translation initiation factor IF-2 subunit beta, with protein MDYESSLERAMENVPDIGGDDERLDIPDPKPQKDGAFTRFTNMAEIADVLGREPEHIHRFIQRELGTSGKFADGRGRYNGNFSQQDFDAAIDAYVDEYVLCSECGLPDTRLVREDRTPMLRCDACGAFRPVTKRSQSQTQQQDREAVEEGQTYTVEITGTGRKGDGVAEKGSYTIFVPGAQKGEVVEIYIENISGNLAFARKA; from the coding sequence ATGGATTACGAATCGAGTCTCGAACGAGCGATGGAGAACGTTCCGGACATCGGAGGCGACGACGAGCGCCTCGACATTCCGGACCCGAAACCGCAAAAAGACGGTGCGTTCACCCGGTTTACGAACATGGCCGAGATCGCGGACGTTCTCGGACGAGAGCCCGAACACATCCACCGGTTCATCCAGCGTGAACTGGGGACGAGCGGGAAGTTCGCGGACGGGCGCGGCCGGTACAACGGAAACTTCTCACAGCAGGATTTCGACGCGGCGATCGACGCCTACGTCGACGAGTACGTACTCTGCTCTGAGTGCGGCCTGCCGGACACTCGCCTCGTTCGCGAGGATCGGACGCCCATGCTCCGGTGTGACGCCTGTGGGGCGTTCAGGCCGGTCACGAAGCGCTCGCAGAGCCAGACCCAGCAGCAAGACCGCGAGGCCGTCGAGGAGGGTCAGACGTACACGGTCGAGATTACCGGAACCGGCCGCAAGGGCGACGGCGTCGCCGAAAAGGGATCGTACACCATCTTCGTCCCCGGCGCGCAGAAGGGCGAAGTCGTCGAAATCTACATCGAGAACATCTCCGGCAACCTCGCGTTCGCGCGGAAAGCGTAA
- a CDS encoding citrate synthase, translating to MDESVRKGLDGVVADETRLSQIDGEAGELTIGGYPLGELAGNATFEETLFLLYEDRLPTAEELEAFDERLSAYRTITPATQSVVEAAATRGQSAMDAARMGIASASLARTDDDRAEEATERDALLSVAQLPTIVAAYWRATQGESAPEPRADLSHAGNYLYMLTGEEPTESEVRGLETYVNAVVDHGFNASTFTARAIASTESDVVSAVTGAVGALKGPLHGGAPGPVLDMLDETHRADDVRSVLEGKLDAGERLMGFGHRVYNVRDPRASVLSEAAESLYRAEDGGDEDFYESARETEVVARDLLSERRPDLDLETNVEFYTAVLLRGVGVPRDLFSATFAVARVGGWTAHVIEQRADNRIVRPRSRYVGASNRTWTPIDER from the coding sequence ATGGACGAGTCAGTTCGGAAAGGACTGGACGGTGTCGTCGCAGATGAGACACGGTTGAGCCAGATCGACGGCGAGGCTGGCGAACTAACGATCGGGGGGTATCCGCTCGGTGAACTCGCTGGTAACGCCACGTTCGAGGAGACGCTGTTTCTGCTCTACGAAGATCGATTGCCGACCGCCGAGGAACTCGAAGCGTTCGACGAACGACTGTCAGCGTACCGAACGATTACGCCGGCGACGCAGTCGGTCGTCGAGGCCGCGGCGACTCGGGGTCAATCGGCGATGGACGCAGCCAGGATGGGCATCGCCAGCGCCTCGCTCGCGCGAACGGACGACGATCGGGCCGAAGAAGCGACCGAACGCGACGCCCTGCTTTCCGTCGCTCAGCTTCCGACCATCGTCGCGGCGTACTGGCGCGCCACGCAAGGTGAGAGCGCACCCGAGCCACGCGCCGATCTCTCACATGCCGGAAACTACCTCTACATGCTGACCGGCGAGGAGCCCACCGAGAGCGAGGTTCGCGGACTCGAAACGTACGTAAACGCCGTGGTCGACCACGGCTTCAACGCCTCGACGTTCACCGCGAGGGCGATCGCCTCGACCGAGTCGGACGTCGTCTCGGCCGTCACCGGCGCCGTCGGGGCGCTCAAAGGCCCGCTCCACGGCGGTGCACCGGGACCGGTCCTCGACATGCTCGATGAGACGCATCGAGCGGACGACGTCCGCTCCGTTCTCGAAGGGAAACTCGACGCCGGCGAGCGCCTGATGGGATTCGGCCACCGGGTGTACAACGTCCGCGATCCCCGAGCGTCGGTCCTCTCCGAGGCGGCAGAATCGCTGTATCGGGCCGAGGACGGCGGGGACGAGGACTTCTACGAATCCGCCCGAGAGACGGAGGTGGTCGCGCGTGACCTCCTATCCGAGCGTCGGCCGGACCTCGATCTCGAGACCAACGTCGAGTTCTACACCGCGGTGTTGCTGCGCGGCGTCGGAGTTCCGCGCGACCTCTTCAGCGCCACCTTCGCCGTCGCCCGCGTCGGCGGCTGGACGGCACACGTCATCGAACAGCGAGCAGACAACCGGATCGTCCGTCCGCGATCCCGGTACGTCGGCGCATCCAATCGAACGTGGACGCCGATCGACGAGCGCTAA
- a CDS encoding M24 family metallopeptidase, producing MATTLPDAEYDRRLERVRDRIAESQADAGVWFGATSIEYLTGFDHIQTERPVALAITPDRAEITVPRLEVERVESNPRIDAVHGYHDYPGGRPIAIAVEMLSGLGAESVLADADGAPGTMGYEGPALSAFVDVTEQSWVSRMRWEKSAAEIDLIRESARWGNLAHRYLAEYTEVGEHPATVSQRASMEASRAMLDTLGSEYVARTRGTGPAFAGYITGPQTRLPHGHTANRRLQEGDVLVTGASANVDGYHSELERTMFLGEPSDEQVHYFELMVEAQDVAIDALGPGVPIADVDEAVDAYAEEQGISDLLQHHVGHNIGMDGHEPPYIDRGWGDHCENEHTPYDADDAVMRPGHVWTIEPGIYTDEYGYRHSDTIAITDDGIEWLTYFPRELEANVIPVE from the coding sequence ATGGCAACGACGCTACCCGACGCCGAGTACGACCGGCGGCTAGAGCGCGTTCGAGATCGGATCGCCGAGTCCCAGGCCGATGCCGGCGTCTGGTTCGGTGCGACGAGTATCGAGTATCTCACCGGGTTCGATCACATCCAGACCGAGCGGCCGGTCGCGCTCGCGATCACGCCCGACCGGGCGGAGATAACGGTCCCGCGCCTCGAGGTCGAGCGGGTCGAATCGAATCCGCGGATCGACGCCGTGCACGGCTACCACGACTACCCCGGCGGGCGACCGATCGCCATCGCCGTCGAGATGCTCTCCGGACTCGGCGCCGAATCGGTCCTCGCAGATGCGGATGGAGCGCCGGGGACGATGGGATACGAAGGACCGGCGCTCTCTGCCTTCGTCGACGTGACCGAACAGTCCTGGGTGTCGCGAATGCGTTGGGAGAAATCGGCCGCCGAGATCGACCTGATTCGCGAGTCGGCCCGATGGGGGAACCTGGCCCACCGGTACCTCGCAGAGTACACGGAAGTCGGCGAACACCCGGCGACCGTGAGCCAGCGAGCGTCGATGGAGGCGTCGCGAGCGATGCTCGACACCCTCGGGTCGGAGTACGTCGCCCGCACGCGTGGAACGGGGCCGGCGTTCGCCGGCTACATCACCGGTCCGCAGACGCGGCTCCCGCACGGCCACACGGCCAACCGCCGGTTGCAAGAAGGCGACGTGCTCGTCACCGGCGCGTCGGCGAACGTCGACGGCTATCACTCCGAACTCGAGCGGACGATGTTTCTGGGCGAGCCCTCGGACGAGCAGGTCCACTACTTCGAACTGATGGTCGAGGCCCAGGACGTCGCGATCGACGCGCTCGGGCCGGGCGTTCCGATCGCCGACGTCGACGAGGCCGTCGACGCGTACGCCGAAGAACAGGGGATTTCCGACCTGCTTCAACACCACGTCGGCCACAACATCGGCATGGACGGTCACGAACCGCCGTACATCGACCGGGGCTGGGGCGACCACTGTGAGAACGAACACACCCCGTACGACGCCGACGATGCCGTCATGCGGCCGGGCCACGTCTGGACGATCGAGCCCGGCATCTACACCGACGAGTACGGCTACCGTCACTCCGATACGATCGCCATCACCGACGACGGAATCGAGTGGCTGACGTACTTCCCGCGAGAGCTCGAAGCGAACGTCATTCCGGTCGAGTGA
- a CDS encoding HAD family hydrolase produces the protein MAVSFDCFGTLVAVDRPADPADAVARELESRGVAVPDDWSTAYREHHVDAPEYAEVPLPAHVGRALASRDVEWEGNAVRRAVVAAFDPVVETRPGAVEAVEAASERGPVAVCSNCAVPELVSKTLVRADVDRSIFDAIVTSAGCGWRKPAPEIFVATAEALCVDPAELIHVGDDPETDGGVSTVGGTPILLTETPLSRVQDRLESLSRTRLRSGDRRGSNRPARSGAREDPDGGDREDDP, from the coding sequence GTGGCAGTATCGTTCGACTGCTTTGGAACGCTCGTCGCGGTGGACCGACCGGCGGATCCGGCCGACGCCGTGGCCCGCGAACTCGAATCGAGAGGGGTCGCGGTCCCCGACGATTGGTCCACCGCCTATCGCGAGCACCACGTCGATGCGCCCGAATACGCGGAGGTTCCACTCCCCGCACACGTCGGCCGCGCGCTCGCCAGTCGCGACGTCGAGTGGGAAGGAAACGCCGTCCGCCGGGCGGTCGTTGCGGCGTTCGATCCCGTCGTCGAGACGCGTCCGGGCGCCGTCGAGGCCGTCGAGGCCGCGAGCGAACGTGGCCCCGTCGCCGTCTGTTCGAACTGTGCCGTCCCGGAACTGGTCTCGAAAACGTTGGTGCGCGCCGACGTCGATCGGTCGATTTTCGACGCGATCGTGACGAGCGCCGGGTGTGGCTGGCGAAAACCGGCCCCCGAGATCTTCGTCGCGACCGCCGAGGCGCTCTGCGTCGATCCGGCCGAATTGATCCACGTGGGCGACGATCCGGAGACGGACGGCGGCGTCTCGACCGTCGGGGGGACGCCGATTCTTCTCACGGAGACGCCGCTCTCACGCGTTCAGGACCGGCTCGAATCGCTGTCCAGGACGCGGCTCCGATCCGGTGACCGGCGCGGGTCGAACCGACCGGCACGATCGGGCGCACGAGAAGACCCCGACGGCGGCGACCGCGAGGACGATCCGTGA
- the cbiB gene encoding adenosylcobinamide-phosphate synthase CbiB, giving the protein MTLTTLALVAFAFGLDLLVGDPPNRLHPVAWFGAAVAPVDRDWSVSERAERLLGIVVAVAFPGVVAIVVAGIVHVAAEIHYLVPAILAGTVLFVTTSLRSLLELTETVVERSVSDVEAARAVVPGLVGREPNDLSPGQLRSAAVESATENLSDGFVATFLPFVLVAPFSLSAAAGVAAWVKAVNTLDSMLGYPEKPIGTASARLDDLVMIVPARLTALSLAIAAGRPDALVRARTWARATPSPNAGWPMAVGAVVLGVRLEKPGVYVLNPDAENPTVEDGRRALTLVGLGAAVAVTLTVAATIVAQLVHAEVIV; this is encoded by the coding sequence GTGACGCTGACGACGCTCGCGCTCGTCGCGTTCGCGTTCGGGCTCGATCTGCTCGTCGGCGACCCGCCGAACCGACTGCATCCGGTCGCCTGGTTCGGAGCCGCGGTCGCCCCGGTCGATCGTGACTGGTCGGTGAGCGAGCGAGCGGAACGGCTGCTCGGCATCGTCGTCGCCGTCGCGTTTCCCGGGGTCGTCGCAATCGTTGTCGCGGGGATCGTCCACGTCGCTGCTGAGATCCACTACCTGGTACCCGCCATCCTCGCCGGGACGGTCCTCTTCGTGACGACGAGCCTTCGCTCCCTTCTGGAGCTGACCGAAACCGTCGTCGAGCGATCCGTGAGCGACGTCGAGGCGGCGCGAGCCGTCGTCCCCGGGCTCGTCGGACGTGAGCCGAACGATCTCTCACCGGGCCAGCTCCGAAGCGCGGCGGTCGAGAGCGCCACGGAGAACCTCTCCGACGGATTCGTCGCCACCTTCCTCCCGTTCGTCCTGGTCGCGCCCTTCTCGCTGTCGGCGGCGGCCGGCGTCGCGGCGTGGGTGAAAGCCGTCAACACGCTCGACTCGATGCTCGGGTACCCCGAGAAACCGATCGGAACGGCGAGCGCGCGACTCGACGACCTCGTCATGATCGTTCCGGCACGCCTCACGGCGCTCTCGCTTGCAATCGCAGCGGGGCGGCCCGATGCGCTGGTACGCGCCCGAACGTGGGCGAGGGCGACCCCCTCGCCGAACGCCGGCTGGCCGATGGCCGTCGGAGCCGTCGTCCTCGGCGTCAGACTGGAAAAGCCGGGCGTCTACGTCCTCAATCCCGACGCGGAGAATCCGACGGTCGAGGACGGCCGTCGGGCGCTCACGCTGGTCGGGTTGGGTGCCGCCGTCGCCGTCACGCTGACCGTCGCCGCGACGATCGTCGCACAGCTGGTCCACGCCGAGGTGATTGTGTGA
- the cobS gene encoding adenosylcobinamide-GDP ribazoletransferase, with amino-acid sequence MTSGANEYGRKSRPVGALRAGFGFLTRLPTGDANEADWDAFRRSLWVFPAVGFVVGSLAAIPLAAVDAVPAVTVAFGYVVTIYLVTGIHHVDGVADLGDAVVVHGDGDRRRAVLKDTTTGVGALLAVSLVVVGLALGGLALTIVPIAVAATVVLAAEVGAKLSMAAIAAFATASHEGTGSQFTRSGTHRSLAAATLVSLSAVLLLPILAPIGTTGVAVVGLLTLGGSLAGGAVPWMWARARLGGVTGDVFGAANEIGRLVGIHLGVIAWTLS; translated from the coding sequence GTGACGAGCGGTGCGAACGAGTACGGAAGGAAGTCCCGTCCAGTCGGGGCGCTCCGGGCGGGATTCGGGTTTCTGACCAGACTCCCGACGGGAGATGCCAACGAGGCAGACTGGGACGCGTTCCGTCGGTCGCTCTGGGTGTTTCCCGCGGTCGGTTTCGTCGTCGGCAGTCTCGCTGCGATCCCGCTGGCCGCCGTCGACGCGGTTCCGGCCGTCACGGTCGCGTTCGGGTACGTGGTGACGATCTATCTCGTGACCGGCATCCACCACGTAGACGGCGTCGCCGACCTGGGCGATGCCGTCGTCGTCCACGGGGACGGTGATCGGAGACGGGCCGTGCTCAAAGATACGACGACGGGCGTGGGCGCGCTGCTCGCCGTCTCGCTCGTCGTCGTCGGGCTTGCGCTCGGCGGACTGGCGCTGACTATCGTCCCGATCGCCGTCGCCGCGACCGTCGTGCTCGCGGCGGAGGTCGGTGCGAAGCTCTCGATGGCGGCCATCGCCGCGTTCGCAACCGCGAGTCACGAGGGTACGGGATCGCAATTCACCCGATCTGGGACTCACCGATCGCTCGCCGCCGCAACGCTGGTCTCGCTCTCGGCGGTCCTCCTTCTCCCGATTCTCGCGCCGATCGGGACGACGGGCGTGGCGGTCGTAGGACTGCTCACCCTCGGTGGATCGCTCGCGGGTGGCGCGGTCCCGTGGATGTGGGCTCGCGCTCGGCTCGGCGGCGTCACGGGCGACGTGTTCGGCGCGGCGAACGAAATCGGTCGGCTCGTCGGAATCCACCTGGGGGTGATCGCGTGGACGCTCTCGTGA
- a CDS encoding NTP transferase domain-containing protein: MDALVMCGGRGRRLESEVEKPLYPVDGTPMVDRVLAALAESSIEASYAVVSPNAPGTRDYLGDRSVELIETPGNGYVDDLRCALADPRIDRPVLTTASDLPLLTPGVIDEILETYADLIDRGDRTDTEAASGSCSPSMTVCVPVALKDRLGVSTDRSQRGDDSTVPAGLNVVGSGDRSIVHVGSDPAIAVNVNRPTDGRVAERLIDEHD; the protein is encoded by the coding sequence GTGGACGCTCTCGTGATGTGCGGCGGCCGAGGCCGTAGGCTCGAGAGCGAGGTGGAAAAACCGCTGTATCCCGTCGATGGAACGCCGATGGTCGATCGCGTGCTCGCGGCGCTCGCGGAGAGTTCGATCGAGGCGAGCTACGCGGTCGTCTCGCCGAACGCGCCGGGGACTCGCGACTATCTCGGGGACCGATCCGTCGAACTGATCGAGACGCCGGGGAACGGGTACGTCGACGACCTCCGGTGTGCGCTAGCGGATCCGCGCATCGATCGGCCCGTACTGACGACCGCTTCCGATCTCCCGCTTTTGACCCCCGGCGTGATCGACGAGATCCTCGAGACGTACGCCGATCTGATCGACCGAGGCGATCGCACAGACACGGAAGCCGCGAGCGGTTCGTGTTCGCCGTCGATGACGGTCTGCGTTCCCGTCGCGCTCAAAGACCGACTCGGCGTCTCCACCGATCGGTCCCAGCGGGGCGACGATTCGACCGTCCCGGCCGGCCTCAACGTCGTCGGATCGGGCGACCGGTCGATCGTCCACGTCGGTTCCGATCCTGCGATCGCGGTCAACGTGAACCGACCGACCGACGGCCGGGTCGCCGAGCGACTCATCGACGAACACGATTGA
- the cobT gene encoding nicotinate mononucleotide-dependent phosphoribosyltransferase CobT — MRLILAAGSTETALIDGISAAGASPELMAHTPSGDAEIVVYGAPIRSPVTPVSPTGCVTPAAVTRAVLDVRSVPAIVLDAGMMAETAAPTVDLDADPGADVRESVAVADADRLYERARAFGAALTDDAVMIGETIPGGTTTALGVLTALGEPAGVSSSMRSNPVDLKRRVVEEGIAASGIEPGDCAGSPIEAVELMGDPVQATVAGVASGALEAGIDVTLAGGTQQLAIAALVRHAGMDDGLSIATTAFVAADRGDDLRTAAERLDLALVVTDPGFDGGEHVAMARYCAGEVKEGVGMGGALSLVEPAERDAVRDRFVAVCDRLGVDEVTESTDEFGERSPEVT; from the coding sequence ATGCGGCTGATACTCGCCGCAGGGTCGACCGAAACGGCCCTGATCGACGGCATTAGCGCGGCCGGTGCGTCGCCCGAACTGATGGCCCACACCCCGTCCGGCGATGCGGAGATCGTCGTCTACGGGGCGCCGATCCGTTCGCCGGTTACGCCGGTCTCGCCGACCGGATGCGTGACCCCGGCGGCCGTGACGCGAGCCGTGTTGGACGTTCGATCGGTGCCCGCGATCGTTCTGGACGCGGGAATGATGGCCGAGACGGCCGCGCCGACCGTCGATCTGGACGCCGACCCGGGCGCCGACGTCCGGGAGTCGGTGGCGGTCGCCGACGCCGACCGACTGTACGAGCGAGCGAGAGCGTTCGGCGCCGCGCTGACCGACGACGCGGTGATGATCGGCGAGACGATACCGGGCGGAACGACCACGGCGCTCGGCGTCCTCACCGCGCTCGGCGAGCCGGCCGGCGTCTCGTCGTCGATGCGGTCGAATCCCGTCGATCTCAAGCGACGCGTCGTCGAGGAGGGGATCGCCGCCAGCGGGATCGAACCGGGAGACTGTGCCGGTTCACCCATCGAGGCGGTCGAACTGATGGGCGATCCCGTCCAGGCGACGGTGGCCGGCGTGGCGTCCGGTGCGCTCGAGGCGGGTATCGACGTGACGCTCGCCGGCGGCACGCAGCAACTGGCCATCGCCGCGCTGGTCCGTCACGCGGGAATGGACGACGGCCTGTCGATCGCGACGACCGCCTTCGTCGCAGCCGACCGGGGCGACGATCTCCGGACGGCCGCCGAGCGGCTCGACCTCGCGCTCGTGGTCACGGACCCCGGGTTCGACGGAGGGGAACACGTCGCGATGGCCCGATACTGCGCCGGAGAGGTCAAAGAGGGCGTCGGTATGGGCGGCGCCCTTTCGCTCGTCGAACCGGCAGAACGCGACGCCGTCCGCGACCGGTTCGTCGCCGTCTGCGATCGCCTCGGCGTCGACGAAGTGACCGAGTCGACGGACGAATTCGGCGAACGCTCGCCGGAGGTGACGTGA